A window of Exiguobacterium sp. Helios genomic DNA:
AAACGAATGATTGCTTCGCTCCATCAGAACTTCGATGATGTGCAAGAAGTTGAGGATTTATGGAAATCGCAACAACTGATGACGAAAGGAGTCGAACCACATGACTGAACACATGTTAGGGATTGATATCGGGACGACGAGCACCAAAGCCGTACTCTTTACGACAAAAGGGGAAGTCGTCGGACAAACGAATGTCGGTTATCCGCTGCATACCCCGAATCGTTCGACGGCGGAACAGGATCCGGAAGAAATTTTCCATGCCGTGCTCGAAAGCATCCGGTTGATGACGAAACAACATCCGACGGAGCAACCGAAGTTCGTCGCCTTCAGCAGTGCGATGCACAGCTTGATTGCGATGGATGAACACGATCAACCGCTGACCGCCTGCATCACGTGGGCTGACAGCCGGAGCGAAGTCTGGTCGAACCGAATCAAGGAACAGTACGGTTACTCGATTTATCACCGCACCGGAACTCCGGTCCATCCGATGTCGCCGCTCAGTAAGATTTGCTGGCTCGTCGAAGAACATCCGGACATTGCCGCGCGAACGAAAAAATACATCGGCATCAAGGAATTTGTCTTCCAGCGTCTGTTTGGACAATACGTCATCGACCATTCACTCGCTTCAGCGACCGGTTTATTCAACATCCATGATCTCGAATGGGATGCGGAAGCGTTGCAGGTCGCAGGCATTGATGCAACCAAATTGTCGCGACCGGTTTCGACGACGACGTCCTTTACCGACATGTCAGCGGATTATGCCAAACAAACCGGCTTGAATCCGGCAACACCGTTTCTGATCGGGGCAAGCGACGGCGTCCTGTCGAATCTCGGCGTCAATGCGATCCGGAAAGGCGAAATCGCCATTACGATTGGAACGAGCGGCGCCATCCGGACGATCATCGACCGTCCGCAAACGG
This region includes:
- the gntK gene encoding gluconokinase, which gives rise to MTEHMLGIDIGTTSTKAVLFTTKGEVVGQTNVGYPLHTPNRSTAEQDPEEIFHAVLESIRLMTKQHPTEQPKFVAFSSAMHSLIAMDEHDQPLTACITWADSRSEVWSNRIKEQYGYSIYHRTGTPVHPMSPLSKICWLVEEHPDIAARTKKYIGIKEFVFQRLFGQYVIDHSLASATGLFNIHDLEWDAEALQVAGIDATKLSRPVSTTTSFTDMSADYAKQTGLNPATPFLIGASDGVLSNLGVNAIRKGEIAITIGTSGAIRTIIDRPQTDEKGRIFCYALTENHWVIGGPVNNGGMVLRWIRDELASAEVETAKRLGIDPYAVLTKIAERVRPGSDGLLFHPYLSGERAPLWNPDVSGSFFGLTLSHKKEHMIRAALEGVIYNLYTVFLALIECMDGPVTRIQATGGFARSEVWRQMMADIFESEVVIPESFESSCLGACILGLYATGEVDSFEVAADMIGDTHRHVPNEEAMHEYRQLLPIFISLARVLETDYRRIATYQRGLIQKEI